One genomic segment of Fervidobacterium pennivorans includes these proteins:
- a CDS encoding cobyric acid synthase produces the protein MYLMVAGTMSNVGKSTLVMALCRYFTRKGLNVAPFKSQNMSRKFINIQNGKGKIAIAQYVQAIACEKEPTMEFNPILIVPKEGKTQVYFMGEFIDYLTSERYMFDSKEKLFAQIRDMLEKLSKNHDLVIIEGAGAFVEPNLKDSEIVNLRVAKSVGAQVILVSDISRGGAFAQVAGTIELMDNKEQKLLKGFVFTKFHGDKSLLKDAPQILAKRYSIEYLGTVPYFENKIPDEDLLTKKEGEIALNDKAQIIKEIDRITDFIIEHIDISKIERIISEGM, from the coding sequence ATGTATTTAATGGTTGCAGGTACAATGTCGAACGTTGGAAAATCAACGTTAGTAATGGCTTTGTGCAGATACTTTACAAGAAAAGGTCTAAACGTAGCACCTTTCAAATCCCAAAATATGTCAAGAAAGTTTATCAACATCCAAAACGGGAAAGGGAAAATAGCGATAGCCCAGTATGTTCAAGCAATTGCATGCGAAAAAGAACCTACCATGGAATTCAATCCGATATTGATAGTCCCAAAAGAAGGAAAAACACAGGTTTATTTCATGGGTGAATTCATCGACTACTTAACATCTGAGCGTTACATGTTTGATTCAAAAGAAAAATTGTTTGCGCAAATCAGAGACATGCTTGAGAAATTGTCGAAAAACCATGATTTAGTAATCATCGAAGGAGCAGGTGCGTTCGTTGAACCGAACCTCAAAGACTCAGAGATAGTAAACCTTCGAGTTGCAAAGAGTGTTGGTGCGCAAGTTATTCTTGTTTCGGACATCTCAAGGGGTGGAGCATTCGCACAAGTTGCAGGTACCATCGAACTGATGGATAACAAAGAACAAAAACTTTTAAAGGGCTTTGTATTCACCAAATTCCATGGTGACAAATCACTTCTGAAAGACGCCCCACAAATACTTGCTAAAAGATATTCCATCGAATATCTTGGAACAGTACCTTACTTTGAAAACAAAATTCCAGACGAAGATTTATTGACCAAAAAAGAAGGGGAAATCGCTTTGAATGATAAAGCGCAAATTATCAAAGAAATCGATAGAATAACAGACTTCATTATTGAACATATCGACATCTCGAAAATTGAACGCATCATTTCTGAAGGGATGTAA
- the cobU gene encoding bifunctional adenosylcobinamide kinase/adenosylcobinamide-phosphate guanylyltransferase, producing MILITGGMKSGKSTFALNMALKYTKRAFLATGVPFDEEMRLRIEKHKAERKELFDTFEEPVNVTEVLKNIDNNYDVILFECLTTYLGNLYYYRLDVQERIDGLVDVLSNMSSDVIVVTNEVGWGIIPENPIARQYAEILGKTNTRLAKLAKEVYLVVSGIGVRIK from the coding sequence TTGATACTTATAACTGGTGGAATGAAATCAGGTAAGAGTACGTTTGCACTAAACATGGCTTTAAAATACACCAAACGAGCTTTTCTAGCAACTGGTGTTCCGTTTGATGAAGAAATGAGGTTGAGAATAGAAAAGCATAAAGCGGAAAGAAAGGAGCTTTTCGATACTTTCGAAGAACCTGTCAATGTGACGGAAGTTCTCAAAAATATAGATAACAACTACGATGTTATCCTTTTTGAATGCCTTACAACCTACCTTGGCAACCTTTATTATTATCGACTTGATGTTCAGGAGCGTATTGATGGGCTCGTTGATGTTCTAAGCAATATGAGTAGTGATGTTATCGTAGTCACCAATGAAGTTGGTTGGGGAATTATACCTGAGAATCCAATAGCCAGGCAGTATGCCGAAATACTTGGAAAAACTAATACGCGACTAGCTAAGCTCGCAAAAGAAGTTTATCTTGTTGTCTCCGGAATAGGAGTGCGTATTAAATGA
- the cobO gene encoding cob(I)yrinic acid a,c-diamide adenosyltransferase, with the protein MNKSVEPDQKGYIHVYTGNGKGKTTAAFGLALRAVCAGKKVYIGQFIKGMKYSELDAPKYLPNLVIEQYGRDCFIFNSPTEEDIRLAKQGLEKIAQIIFSGEYDVVVMDEVNVAVYYKLFQPADVVEILKNKPEHVEVILTGRYAPQEFIDIADLVTEMREIKHYYQKGVLAREGIEY; encoded by the coding sequence ATGAATAAATCTGTAGAACCAGACCAAAAAGGCTATATCCACGTTTACACAGGTAATGGTAAGGGAAAAACAACAGCAGCTTTCGGTTTAGCGTTGAGAGCGGTGTGCGCGGGTAAGAAAGTGTACATCGGGCAGTTTATAAAAGGCATGAAATACAGTGAACTCGATGCACCGAAATACCTGCCAAATTTGGTAATTGAACAATACGGACGAGATTGCTTTATTTTTAACTCACCTACCGAAGAAGATATCAGATTGGCAAAGCAGGGACTTGAAAAGATAGCACAAATTATCTTTTCTGGCGAATACGACGTAGTCGTTATGGACGAAGTGAACGTTGCAGTTTACTACAAACTCTTCCAGCCAGCAGATGTGGTAGAAATTTTGAAAAACAAACCTGAACACGTAGAGGTCATTTTAACAGGAAGATATGCGCCACAGGAGTTTATAGACATTGCAGATTTAGTGACCGAAATGAGAGAAATCAAGCATTATTACCAAAAAGGTGTTCTCGCAAGGGAAGGGATTGAATATTGA
- the cobT gene encoding nicotinate-nucleotide--dimethylbenzimidazole phosphoribosyltransferase: MEKGMFENVLKDSIMRRLNNLTKPIGSLGYLEKIALKMGLIQNKVIPDLPKVKRIYVFAADHGVVEQGVSAYPKQVTYQMVLNFLNGGAAINVFGRHVGADVYVVDAGVDGDFEFTHPNLINAKIGYGTADFTKGPAMTRTQAIECIEKGKEIAKKAIEEGTDLLVLGDMGIGNTTTATAISVAFGFDIDEILDIGTPIDNDTLERKRQAVEKAIEINKPNADDPIDVLEKVGGFCIGQMAGFIIEATSRHIPVVVDGFPTTAALLLAWKLEPSVLDFVFAGHKSKVKGHKVLLDAMNLRPILDLDMRLGEGTGGALAISIIEAAIKMIREMATFDDAGVSKGSDSV; the protein is encoded by the coding sequence ATGGAAAAAGGAATGTTTGAAAACGTTTTGAAAGACAGTATCATGAGACGTCTGAACAATTTGACAAAACCTATTGGTAGCCTTGGATACTTGGAAAAAATCGCTTTGAAGATGGGACTAATCCAGAACAAAGTAATACCAGACCTTCCGAAGGTTAAAAGAATTTATGTTTTTGCTGCCGACCATGGTGTGGTAGAACAGGGGGTTTCTGCTTATCCAAAACAAGTTACATACCAAATGGTTCTGAATTTTCTTAACGGCGGTGCGGCCATAAACGTATTTGGTAGACATGTTGGAGCGGATGTTTACGTGGTTGATGCCGGAGTCGATGGAGACTTTGAATTCACACATCCAAATTTAATCAATGCAAAAATTGGTTATGGTACAGCCGATTTTACAAAAGGTCCTGCAATGACAAGAACGCAAGCAATTGAGTGTATTGAAAAAGGAAAAGAGATAGCGAAGAAAGCGATAGAAGAAGGTACAGACCTTCTTGTTTTAGGTGATATGGGGATTGGTAATACTACAACTGCAACGGCTATTTCTGTAGCATTTGGATTTGATATAGACGAGATTCTGGACATAGGTACTCCTATCGATAACGATACATTAGAAAGAAAGCGTCAAGCTGTAGAAAAAGCTATAGAAATAAATAAACCCAATGCCGATGATCCTATTGATGTACTCGAGAAAGTCGGAGGTTTTTGTATTGGTCAGATGGCAGGATTTATAATTGAGGCAACAAGCAGACATATTCCGGTCGTCGTAGATGGTTTTCCGACAACTGCAGCACTTTTGCTAGCTTGGAAGCTTGAACCTAGTGTGCTTGATTTTGTTTTCGCTGGTCACAAATCTAAGGTGAAAGGGCACAAGGTTTTACTTGATGCTATGAACCTTAGACCAATTCTTGACTTAGATATGAGGCTTGGAGAAGGAACTGGTGGAGCTTTGGCAATTTCTATTATAGAAGCGGCAATAAAGATGATACGAGAAATGGCGACATTCGACGATGCGGGTGTATCGAAAGGAAGTGATTCAGTTTGA
- a CDS encoding type II restriction endonuclease: MDSTYLHILQKKGLKVSNTEDLMKIFLDTLLETNKTYDFFVDWKKVRTFVEKNKVEINILNSLLHSEDFDNELRRILRKYPEVLKVVPLLLAIRDNSVSIISEFDLEKTNVIKLDFTERNLREEEIEIFVDFFKKTGLKDFFLNVADKSLLDYILGVEVGMDTNARKNRSGKVLENFLKPIIEKIANDLKCTFLTQEKFSTLEKYSININKLKDRKADFILLKPRGDGSYGVVNIEVNFYNVSGSKPQEIIDSYIERQKELKEYGYEFLLITDGPAWKEQKSQLTKALENLDFVLNTYLVRLGILEEVICMI, encoded by the coding sequence ATGGATAGTACATATCTGCACATTCTACAAAAGAAAGGGCTAAAGGTTTCAAATACGGAAGACCTAATGAAAATCTTTTTAGACACACTTCTTGAAACGAACAAAACATACGACTTTTTCGTAGATTGGAAGAAAGTCAGAACTTTTGTCGAAAAAAACAAAGTGGAGATAAATATACTCAACTCGTTGCTCCACTCAGAGGACTTTGATAACGAACTGAGACGAATTCTTAGAAAATATCCTGAGGTTCTCAAGGTTGTTCCTTTATTACTGGCAATTCGTGACAATTCCGTTTCAATAATTTCAGAATTTGATCTGGAAAAAACGAACGTTATTAAACTTGATTTCACAGAACGCAATTTAAGAGAAGAGGAGATTGAGATTTTTGTAGACTTCTTTAAGAAGACGGGGCTGAAAGATTTTTTCCTTAATGTTGCTGATAAAAGTTTGCTTGACTATATCCTGGGTGTTGAAGTCGGTATGGATACAAATGCAAGAAAAAATAGAAGTGGCAAAGTTTTAGAAAACTTCCTTAAACCAATTATTGAAAAAATTGCCAATGATCTAAAGTGTACTTTCCTTACGCAAGAGAAATTCTCCACTCTTGAAAAATACAGCATAAATATTAACAAACTCAAAGACAGAAAGGCGGATTTCATACTGTTAAAGCCCAGAGGAGATGGCTCATATGGAGTCGTAAACATCGAGGTTAATTTTTACAACGTTTCAGGTTCGAAACCGCAGGAGATTATAGACTCATACATTGAAAGACAAAAGGAACTGAAAGAATACGGCTATGAGTTCTTACTCATAACAGATGGTCCTGCTTGGAAAGAGCAAAAAAGCCAGCTGACCAAAGCTTTGGAGAACTTAGACTTTGTTTTGAATACTTATTTAGTTCGTCTTGGGATTTTGGAGGAAGTTATATGCATGATTTAA
- the cbiR gene encoding cobamide remodeling phosphodiesterase CbiR, producing MSQLLGTTSWVIPGTYYENVEYITRKFRNFEFIELLVYTWDDDTYRLFEQEKEHLRKIALERQIKYTVHLPTDNITNVLNAFKYLEMNLDIVNYVLHPFEDCTEKDKKLFRALLSHPKISIENLKERVFNHLRTVFDVGHHILGAKVENSFIDNIVEIHMMGVIEGKDHQKLDLETLDKVYQILSGRLFTVEYLCFEIFDEDELEQSLELWEEFKDKIYNTGSIE from the coding sequence ATGAGCCAACTATTAGGTACAACATCTTGGGTCATACCTGGCACTTATTACGAAAACGTTGAGTATATAACTCGAAAGTTTCGTAACTTTGAATTCATTGAGCTACTTGTTTACACTTGGGATGATGATACTTACAGGTTATTTGAGCAAGAAAAGGAGCATTTACGCAAAATTGCACTCGAAAGACAAATTAAATATACTGTCCATCTTCCAACAGATAACATTACGAACGTTTTAAATGCATTTAAATACCTTGAGATGAACTTGGATATAGTAAATTATGTGCTACATCCTTTTGAAGATTGCACGGAAAAGGATAAGAAATTATTCCGCGCTCTTTTGTCACATCCAAAGATTTCTATTGAAAATCTAAAAGAACGAGTATTTAATCATTTACGAACAGTCTTTGACGTAGGGCACCATATTCTAGGAGCCAAAGTGGAAAACAGCTTCATTGATAACATTGTCGAAATCCATATGATGGGCGTTATTGAGGGAAAAGACCACCAAAAACTTGATTTGGAAACACTTGACAAAGTTTACCAAATACTTTCAGGTAGGCTTTTCACGGTGGAGTATCTTTGTTTTGAAATATTTGATGAAGACGAATTGGAGCAGTCCTTAGAATTGTGGGAGGAATTCAAAGACAAAATTTATAACACTGGGAGCATTGAATAA
- a CDS encoding aminotransferase class I/II-fold pyridoxal phosphate-dependent enzyme, whose product MKGANNFRKFHGGIKDEDVLDFSISVNPFVPGFILQVLRKKLQNLKRYTYIEWVEELFRKYFGSNYVIVGGATEAFHILGWTLMEDAHVIIPTPNYTEYERVATFKAKEIIKVNYVEAKEIELDILKNVLETTATKLKKHKKIVVITGNPNNPTGIYKDYSTLLDWSLNRYGTDVIFIIDEAFIDFVPEKMRIELDEKIYPNLILVRSFTKILGLPGVRVGYVKSSQFKGLFEKYRMPWAIGGDGYTLLEAIVENKQNYEYFVRQTQQYFAEQRERFSEFIYYPSLTNYIVAKVGDVKKFIAKLNKERMHAREMFDFGINDSVRIGLKKPEDNEKMLDFLILWTKEMKG is encoded by the coding sequence TTGAAAGGCGCAAATAACTTTCGCAAGTTTCATGGCGGTATAAAAGATGAAGATGTCTTAGATTTCTCAATTTCTGTGAACCCGTTTGTTCCTGGATTTATACTTCAAGTGCTGAGGAAGAAACTACAAAACCTAAAAAGATACACATACATTGAATGGGTTGAAGAGCTGTTCAGAAAATACTTTGGAAGCAACTATGTAATCGTTGGTGGTGCAACCGAGGCGTTCCATATACTTGGTTGGACATTGATGGAAGACGCACATGTGATAATCCCTACTCCGAATTACACGGAATACGAAAGAGTTGCAACATTCAAAGCAAAGGAGATTATAAAAGTTAATTACGTTGAAGCAAAAGAAATTGAGCTTGATATTTTAAAAAATGTTTTAGAAACTACAGCAACTAAATTAAAAAAGCACAAGAAAATAGTTGTGATTACAGGAAACCCGAACAACCCGACAGGTATATACAAAGATTACTCTACTTTGCTCGATTGGTCACTAAACAGATATGGAACCGATGTAATATTTATTATCGACGAAGCGTTCATAGACTTTGTGCCCGAAAAAATGAGAATAGAATTGGATGAAAAGATATATCCGAACTTAATTTTAGTCCGAAGTTTCACGAAAATTCTGGGATTGCCAGGTGTGAGGGTTGGATATGTGAAATCATCACAGTTTAAAGGATTATTTGAGAAATACCGAATGCCGTGGGCGATAGGCGGAGATGGATATACTCTTTTGGAAGCGATAGTGGAAAATAAACAAAACTACGAATACTTTGTGAGACAAACTCAACAATATTTTGCTGAGCAAAGAGAAAGATTTTCTGAATTTATTTATTACCCATCACTCACAAATTACATCGTTGCCAAAGTAGGTGATGTGAAAAAATTCATCGCCAAGCTGAACAAAGAACGCATGCACGCAAGGGAGATGTTCGATTTTGGAATAAATGATAGTGTCAGAATTGGACTTAAAAAGCCAGAAGATAACGAAAAGATGTTGGATTTTCTTATACTTTGGACAAAGGAGATGAAAGGATGA
- a CDS encoding adenosylcobinamide-GDP ribazoletransferase: MWKEVLTDFLLTLSFISRLPVKIKNIDEWEKRIKRIPVYFPVIGYIPGTIYSIGVLLAHSLSNYKLLFIFGAMAIGYYFFDLFHFDGLLDMFDGFLNQSNKERRLEIMSKGNVGPFAVFYGMLYILLFYQLMSTLNWQAFLFASVFGRYEMALLLTFSKPAKPKGLGAMLFPYNKRYTACSMIFLIPLLFISPLMFFISLALTITTAYLISRVSEIKIGGITGDVLGGSCLISQMVVLLAFYIFHAFGR, from the coding sequence ATGTGGAAAGAAGTCCTTACTGACTTTTTACTTACTTTATCATTTATCTCAAGGCTACCTGTCAAGATTAAAAATATTGACGAATGGGAAAAAAGAATAAAACGAATTCCCGTATATTTTCCCGTGATTGGATACATCCCTGGTACTATTTATTCCATTGGAGTTTTATTGGCTCATTCCTTGAGTAATTACAAATTGCTTTTCATTTTCGGAGCGATGGCTATTGGATACTATTTCTTTGACCTCTTCCATTTCGATGGTCTTCTTGATATGTTCGACGGCTTTTTAAACCAGTCAAACAAAGAACGTAGACTTGAGATAATGTCCAAAGGTAATGTTGGACCATTCGCTGTCTTTTATGGCATGCTCTACATCTTGCTCTTTTACCAACTCATGTCAACACTAAACTGGCAAGCATTCCTTTTTGCCTCTGTTTTTGGAAGATATGAAATGGCACTTTTGCTCACCTTTTCGAAACCTGCCAAACCAAAAGGATTGGGTGCTATGCTCTTTCCATACAACAAGCGATACACAGCATGTTCGATGATTTTCCTGATACCGTTACTTTTCATTAGCCCGCTAATGTTTTTTATTTCTCTCGCTTTAACCATAACCACGGCATACTTAATCTCCAGAGTTTCGGAAATTAAAATCGGTGGAATCACAGGTGATGTGCTTGGTGGGAGTTGTTTAATATCCCAAATGGTAGTCTTATTAGCATTTTATATATTCCATGCCTTTGGAAGGTGA
- a CDS encoding DNA adenine methylase, protein MSKLTMINFFQDEILNFPKAKPFLKWAGGKSQLIEELEKRLPQPILRSKTIDVYVEPFVGGGAFFFYLKSNYIIKKAYLFDINKDLVIAYKVVQISPQALVEQLYSIEKKYFSLSENEQKKFYYEIRDLYNMQKKEFDFSNFNEDWIVRAAYMIFLNKTCYNGLYRLNKNGEFNVPYGKYKNPKICDEENLFEVSKALQNTEIICADFEESKRYISKGTLVYLDPPYRPLSKTSNFTSYTEDGFSDEDQIRLAKYFREIHERGAYILLSNSDPKNFDPKDDFFEKLYEGFIIERVPAKRFINSDARGRGSIMELIIRNYEGGMENG, encoded by the coding sequence ATGAGTAAGTTAACTATGATTAATTTTTTCCAAGATGAAATATTAAATTTCCCAAAAGCAAAGCCTTTTCTGAAATGGGCTGGCGGGAAGTCGCAGCTTATCGAGGAACTAGAAAAACGGCTTCCACAGCCGATATTGAGAAGCAAAACGATAGATGTATATGTTGAACCTTTTGTTGGTGGAGGAGCCTTTTTCTTCTACTTGAAAAGTAACTACATAATCAAAAAGGCGTATCTTTTTGATATAAACAAAGACCTTGTAATAGCATACAAAGTGGTGCAAATTTCTCCTCAAGCACTGGTAGAGCAACTCTATTCAATTGAAAAGAAATATTTTTCATTGTCGGAGAATGAACAGAAAAAGTTTTACTATGAGATTAGGGATTTGTACAATATGCAGAAGAAAGAATTCGATTTTTCGAATTTTAACGAAGACTGGATAGTTCGTGCAGCCTATATGATTTTTTTAAATAAGACGTGTTACAACGGTCTTTACAGACTGAATAAAAACGGAGAATTTAACGTACCGTACGGAAAATACAAAAATCCGAAGATATGTGATGAAGAAAATCTTTTCGAAGTAAGTAAGGCTTTGCAAAACACGGAAATTATTTGTGCCGATTTTGAAGAAAGTAAAAGATATATTTCTAAAGGAACACTTGTATATCTTGACCCTCCATACAGACCACTTTCGAAAACTTCAAACTTTACGAGTTATACAGAAGATGGATTTAGCGACGAAGACCAGATAAGACTTGCTAAGTATTTTAGAGAAATACACGAGCGAGGGGCTTATATCTTATTGAGTAATTCCGACCCGAAAAATTTTGACCCAAAGGATGATTTCTTTGAAAAACTTTATGAAGGCTTTATTATAGAAAGAGTTCCTGCCAAAAGATTTATAAACAGTGATGCCAGAGGCAGAGGTTCTATAATGGAATTAATAATACGAAATTATGAAGGTGGAATGGAAAATGGATAG
- a CDS encoding TRM11 family SAM-dependent methyltransferase, protein MHDLNVEFDFKPEITTVWSFPERGKWSTHKGTYRGNFAPQVARNLLLRYTKEGDVILDPMMGSGTTLIEAKLLKRRAIGIDINPTSVELTKRNLSFNCPNSYEPEVFIGDARDLSFIEDETVDFVLLHPPYLNIIKYSEGNINGDLSNISDVKRFCTELEKVIIELFRVLKPGKFCSVLIGDTRKNGHYVPLSYYVLTLFLKNGFVLKEEIIKIQHNCTSTPYWRKKVSENNFYLIMHEHLFVFKKPELGENVSKIKYSAGGFVDLLLKYRYTKNNNG, encoded by the coding sequence ATGCATGATTTAAACGTAGAGTTCGATTTCAAACCGGAAATAACAACCGTATGGTCTTTTCCTGAACGTGGAAAATGGAGCACACATAAAGGTACATACAGAGGTAACTTTGCACCTCAAGTTGCTAGAAATCTTCTACTAAGATATACAAAAGAAGGAGATGTTATTTTGGACCCTATGATGGGTAGCGGCACAACATTAATTGAAGCAAAATTGCTGAAGAGGAGAGCAATAGGTATAGACATAAATCCCACCAGTGTAGAACTTACAAAACGTAATCTTTCATTCAACTGTCCCAATTCTTATGAACCTGAAGTTTTTATCGGTGATGCTCGGGATTTAAGTTTTATCGAAGATGAAACCGTTGATTTTGTTTTGTTACATCCGCCATATTTGAATATTATCAAGTACTCAGAAGGAAATATCAATGGTGATCTATCCAATATATCCGATGTTAAAAGATTCTGTACAGAGTTAGAAAAAGTTATTATTGAGCTTTTCAGAGTGTTAAAGCCTGGGAAGTTTTGTTCTGTTCTCATCGGTGATACAAGAAAAAATGGGCATTATGTACCACTTTCTTACTACGTTTTAACTTTATTTTTAAAAAACGGTTTTGTCTTGAAGGAAGAAATAATAAAGATACAACATAACTGTACCTCTACTCCTTATTGGCGAAAGAAAGTTTCCGAAAATAACTTTTATTTGATAATGCACGAACATTTGTTTGTTTTCAAAAAACCTGAGCTCGGTGAAAACGTTTCGAAGATCAAATATAGTGCAGGGGGTTTTGTTGATCTTCTTTTGAAATACCGGTACACAAAGAATAATAACGGATAA
- the cbiB gene encoding adenosylcobinamide-phosphate synthase CbiB — MLDTIFLSGELFALLFAIVYDLLFGEYPSQIHPVVYMGFVGKWLDKKLNKPEKSNFLRFIFGMIAQTIEIVLFLEISLSLMVISKSDNKISRILGFLGSIYLLKSTFSIRSLYEHVARCYTDDVELLRKNVSLIVSRDVSKLDKAHLYSAAIESLAENISDSITGPLLYYSLFGLPGAVIYRVVNTYDALFGYRNEKYEWFGKFSARFDDLLNIVPSRVTAFVISLFNPISSWKYILKYGAIKINAMYPMSAFAGVLKVGIEKIGYYKLEGKIPEKEDVKKALKLYKKVTAIILLIIITLTVVVK, encoded by the coding sequence ATGTTGGATACAATTTTTCTTTCCGGAGAGCTTTTTGCTTTACTTTTTGCCATAGTATACGATTTACTTTTCGGTGAATACCCTTCTCAAATTCACCCTGTTGTTTACATGGGATTCGTTGGTAAATGGCTTGACAAAAAACTCAACAAACCTGAAAAAAGTAACTTCCTTAGGTTTATTTTTGGCATGATAGCGCAGACTATTGAAATTGTGCTTTTTCTGGAGATAAGCTTATCACTCATGGTTATATCAAAAAGTGACAACAAAATTTCGCGAATCTTAGGTTTTTTGGGTTCAATTTACTTGTTAAAATCTACATTTTCTATCCGAAGCTTGTATGAGCATGTTGCAAGATGTTACACAGATGACGTAGAACTCTTGAGGAAGAACGTTTCGCTTATTGTTTCTCGGGATGTATCAAAGCTTGATAAAGCTCACCTTTACTCTGCTGCAATAGAGAGCTTGGCAGAGAACATCTCAGATAGCATAACCGGTCCGTTGCTTTATTATTCGCTCTTTGGACTTCCCGGTGCAGTTATCTACAGGGTAGTCAACACTTACGATGCGCTCTTTGGCTATAGGAATGAGAAATACGAGTGGTTTGGAAAATTTTCAGCAAGGTTCGATGATTTATTAAACATCGTACCTTCAAGGGTTACGGCTTTTGTGATTTCACTCTTCAATCCTATCAGTTCCTGGAAATACATCTTAAAATACGGAGCAATAAAGATTAACGCGATGTATCCGATGAGTGCTTTTGCGGGAGTCTTAAAGGTGGGGATTGAAAAAATAGGATACTACAAACTTGAGGGAAAAATACCAGAAAAGGAAGATGTTAAAAAAGCACTTAAATTGTATAAAAAGGTCACTGCGATTATCTTACTCATAATAATAACACTAACGGTGGTGGTGAAATGA
- a CDS encoding cobalt ABC transporter permease: MDLRGFGKYKKRTWYTTKKFTFEDYIALGISGLILFISIAIGVFVNNGRFYNPFL; encoded by the coding sequence ATGGATCTGAGAGGATTTGGCAAATACAAAAAGCGTACATGGTATACTACAAAGAAATTCACGTTTGAAGACTATATTGCACTTGGAATATCTGGATTGATATTGTTCATATCTATAGCTATTGGAGTATTTGTGAACAATGGAAGGTTTTATAATCCTTTCTTGTGA